A DNA window from Coffea arabica cultivar ET-39 chromosome 6c, Coffea Arabica ET-39 HiFi, whole genome shotgun sequence contains the following coding sequences:
- the LOC113692453 gene encoding beta-galactosidase-like, whose product MLRTNILLLIIVLVSFLSCTVRAKVSYDGRSFIINGQRKILISGSIHYPRSTPEMWPDLIQKAKDGGLDVIQTYVFWNVHEPSPGRYNFEGRGDIVRFLKLVKAAGLYAHLRIGPYICAEWNFGGFPVWLKYVPGMEFRTDNGPFKAAMQGFVTKIVNLMKSENLFEPQGGPIIMSQIENEYGPVEWEIGAPGKAYTKWAAQMAVAQNTGVPWVMCKQDDAPDPVIDACNGFYCEGFVPNKPYKPKMFTEIWTGWYTQYGGPNPHRPAEDLAYAVARFIQNNGSFFNYYMYHGGTNFGRTASGLFVATSYDYDAPIDEYGLLNEPKWGHLRDLHKAIKQCEPAMVSTYPTVIWLGKNQEAHVFKSRSGACAAFLSNYDPTYSVRVSFQNLPYDLPPWSVSILPDCKTVVYNTAKVNSPSSEPLMTPVGGKLSWQSYTDETPSADDSDVLVMNGLWEQLNVTRDSSDYLWYLTDVNIASNEGFLKSGQDPLFTVMSAGHALHVFINGQLSGTVYGSLDNPKLTYSSNVKLRAGVNKISLLSVAVGLANVGVHFETWNTGVLGPITLKGLNEGTRDLTKQRWTYKVGLKGEAQSLHTVTGSASVEWAEGSLLANKQPLTWYKTTFDAPPGNDPIALDMGSMGKGEVWVNGQSIGRHWPAYIANGNCGGCNYAGTFSEKKCQMYCGKPSQRWYHIPRSWLQPSGNLLVVFEEWGGDSTWLYLVKRTR is encoded by the exons ATGTTGAGAACCAACATTTTGTTGTTGATCATagttctggtatcatttcttaGTTGTACAGTTAGAGCCAAAGTCTCTTATGATGGCAGGTCATTCATCATTAATGGTCAGAGAAAAATTCTTATTTCTGGCTCCATTCATTATCCCAGAAGCACTCCTGAG ATGTGGCCTGATCTTATACAGAAGGCTAAAGACGGAGGCTTGGATGTGATACAAACATATGTATTTTGGAATGTGCACGAGCCTTCTCCTGGAAGG TATAATTTTGAGGGCAGGGGCGATATCGTCAGATTCCTCAAGCTAGTAAAAGCTGCTGGTCTTTACGCCCATCTTCGCATTGGCCCCTACATTTGTGCAGAATGGAACTTTGG GGGTTTCCCGGTCTGGCTAAAATACGTGCCCGGCATGGAATTTAGGACAGACAACGGGCCTTTTAAG GCGGCAATGCAAGGATTTGTTACGAAAATTGTCAACTTGATGAAGTCAGAAAATTTGTTCGAGCCTCAGGGAGGACCAATTATTATGTCccag ATAGAGAACGAGTATGGCCCAGTTGAGTGGGAGATCGGAGCTCCAGGTAAAGCATATACCAAATGGGCGGCACAAATGGCTGTTGCTCAAAACACTGGTGTTCCATGGGTCATGTGCAAGCAAGATGATGCCCCTGATCCTGTT ATAGACGCTTGCAATGGTTTCTACTGTGAAGGTTTTGTTCCAAACAAGccttacaaaccaaaaatgttTACTGAAATCTGGACTGGCTG GTATACACAATATGGAGGACCAAATCCCCATCGACCAGCAGAGGACTTGGCATATGCAGTTGCAAGGTTTATCCAAAACAATGGTTCATTTTTCAACTACTATATG TATCACGGAGGAACAAATTTTGGCCGGACTGCTTCTGGTCTTTTTGTTGCCACTAGCTATGACTATGATGCTCCAATTGATGAATATG GGCTACTGAATGAACCAAAATGGGGGCACCTGAGAGATCTGCATAAGGCTATCAAACAATGCGAACCAGCTATGGTTTCAACGTATCCCACAGTTATCTGGCTCGGGAAGAATCAAGAG GCTCATGTGTTTAAATCAAGATCTGGAGCTTGTGCTGCTTTCCTTTCTAACTATGACCCAACATACTCGGTGAGAGTGAGCTTCCAAAATCTTCCATATGACCTGCCACCCTGGTCTGTCAGTATTCTTCCAGACTGCAAGACCGTAGTCTACAATACTGCAAAG GTTAATTCCCCAAGCTCAGAGCCATTGATGACACCTGTAGGTGGTAAATTATCATGGCAGTCGTACACTGATGAAACACCCTCTGCAGACGACAGTGATGTGCTTGTAATGAATGGATTGTGGGAGCAATTGAACGTGACAAGAGATTCCTCGGACTATTTGTGGTACCTGACAGA CGTGAATATTGCATCCAATGAAGGATTCCTGAAGAGTGGACAGGACCCCCTTTTCACTGTTATGTCAGCTGGCCATGCCTTGCATGTTTTCATTAATGGTCAACTTTCAG GGACGGTGTATGGTTCATTGGACAATCCAAAACTCACATACAGTAGCAATGTAAAACTTAGAGCTGGTGTCAACAAGATTTCTTTACTTAGTGTTGCAGTGGGATTAGCG AATGTTGGGGTGCATTTTGAAACCTGGAATACAGGTGTTCTGGGTCCAATAACCTTGAAGGGTCTAAATGAGGGCACAAGAGACCTGACAAAGCAGAGATGGACATACAAG GTTGGTTTGAAAGGTGAAGCTCAAAGTCTCCATACTGTCACGGGAAGTGCCTCTGTCGAGTGGGCAGAAGGATCATTGTTGGCTAACAAGCAGCCTCTGACATGGTACAAG ACTACATTCGACGCACCCCCGGGAAACGATCCAATAGCTTTAGATATGGGCAGTATGGGGAAAGGAGAAGTGTGGGTAAATGGTCAAAGCATTGGAAGGCACTGGCCGGCATATATTGCAAATGGCAACTGTGGTGGCTGTAATTATGCCGGGACTTTCTCAGAGAAGAAATGCCAGATGTATTGTGGAAAACCTTCTCAGAGATG GTACCATATTCCTCGTTCTTGGCTGCAGCCAAGTGGAAATCTTTTGGTTGTGTTCGAAGAATGGGGTGGTGATTCAACTTGGTTGTATTTGGTTAAAAGGACAAGATGA
- the LOC140008617 gene encoding uncharacterized protein gives MIPNYLTSASPSPFSVRDPIQDHDEHDRPQFFFPNYQTASSSSVSSSGFRSIALDQTEDYHAQMHQQRYQQQVENHAPYTGSQDPEKKANKGSKISLWKNNTNGNQADDHEEINPVNNKWVSSKVKLMQKMNKPDLKEITSSTTTTMKFEDHQKQPTSASPEADHFSSNSSSNISNTPIRVCADCNTTKTPLWRSGPKGPKSLCNACGIRQRKARRAMAAAAAAANGTSPPTYDTTAPLKVKVQNKDKLKNNGQFKKRCKLNTSAESSQNLHAVQKKSGFEDFFLGVTAANCLELETPMGTWCKIIMFAVRNRESGQMQVVFGLVLQNLRGHGILAT, from the exons ATGATTCCAAACTACCTTACCTCAGCATCACCGTCTCCTTTTTCTGTTCGCGATCCCATTCAAGATCATGATGAACACGATCGTCCTCAGTTCTTCTTTCCAAATTACCAAACGGCCTCGTCATCTTCCGTTTCTTCTTCTGGTTTCCGCAGTATAGCTCTGGATCAAACTGAAGATTATCATGCTCAAATGCACCAGCAGCGGTACCAACAACAG GTTGAAAATCATGCTCCATACACTGGATCACAGGATCCAGAGAAGAAGGCTAACAAAGGCTCAAAGATATCTCTGTGGAAGAATAATACTAATGGAAACCAAGCTGATGATCATGAGGAGATCAATCCAGTTAATAATAAGTGGGTGTCTTCAAAGGTGAAGTTGATGCAGAAGATGAACAAGCCTGACCTGAAGGAGATAACGAGcagcaccaccaccaccatgAAATTTGAGGATCATCAGAAGCAGCCAACTTCAGCTTCTCCTGAAGCTGATCATTTCAGCAGCAACAGTTCCTCAAACATCAGCAACACTCCAATTAGGGTTTGCGCTGATTGTAACACAACCAAGACCCCACTTTGGAGAAGTGGTCCAAAAGGCCCTAAG TCGCTTTGCAACGCATGTGGGATCAGGCAAAGGAAGGCAAGAAGGGCCATGGCTGCAGCTGCGGCAGCCGCAAACGGCACATCCCCTCCAACATATGACACTACAGCACCACTGAAGGTCAAGGTGCAAAACAAAGACAAGTTAAAGAACAATGGTCAGTTCAAGAAGAGGTGCAAACTCAATACTTCTGCTGAGTCGTCTCAAAATCTTCATGCAGTACAAAAGAAGAGTGGTTTCGAGGACTTCTT TCTAGGAGTCACAGCTGCAAATTGTTTAGAGCTGGAGACGCCGATGGGGACATGGTGTAAAATTATCATGTTCGCTGTCAGGAATAGAGAATCGGGCCAAATGCAGGTAGTTTTCGGACTGGTGCTTCAAAATCTGAGGGGCCATGGGATTTTAGCTACATGA
- the LOC113691970 gene encoding uncharacterized protein, whose protein sequence is MTKFSEITSLFSSLASNAGALDPTATNEDDEDLAITISNLNRSLNLSETQPSTRVLDTALSLMCFTAPQVFQSVFDCTVKTIVAVLSSSIECKVIKIGKNEVLRVGGSICRQDCAEIIEACVDVLEKLEGHRGDLSLSMVHAALHMVVLASRFKYTLGSSAVLDVKTVDGWKLSFQKLLAHVPKESCISRDMPVRLLCWYLDPALLKHNMSQILQEVNKRPFLCLSMAFSEMTEWHSILISLTLAPSLFIEARALLHNWYLLTGLASVLRLQIQLVSLVLDIVSRPMSWGLSMETGSKMPFCDAYFPYKQKSIRILAGPLSWENFQQLVQKISRLVSQGGKDYNGSSEQGVLKMELVDHKSLWAIAINFPHWFLFACLLLFSAPDFQGISHLKYMIHSTDKSYDEEVPYCAAAARYIAWILDPVTESNQDLLVDYLNKLSGLWTSKRFSSGKCHQASRGCKEESEIELVCLENRILKYDNHSNWIWLKEFHDVCVRYCRQVTGFASVAAHISQGDCSQQSRLIRMIPLGILIGFLDSVDEVGCELFLHYAATGTILKWTETQIHGLKQNGRICEWQEESTTWSQTCTAEEAVAGASVVFDLTDVTEKMSASLFENEERGLKFIHGMKLKVGNYLLKCVKRLLHFKADEAAKLIMYRDLVHSLVRWERQGQDPQDYKDLEDVIDALKGASAFL, encoded by the exons ATGACGAAATTTTCAGAAATAACATCTCTTTTTTCCTCGCTTGCTTCGAATGCAGGAGCCCTAGATCCAACGGCTacaaatgaagatgatgaagatcTCGCCATCACGATCTCCAATCTGAATCGCTCTCTCAACCTGAGCGAAACTCAACCTAGCACCAGAGTTCTGGACACTGCGCTCTCTCTCATGTGCTTCACTGCTCCGCAG gTTTTCCAATCGGTGTTTGATTGCACGGTAAAGACGATCGTCGCAGTTCTGTCGTCTTCTATCGAATGTAAGGTTattaaaattggtaaaaatgaGGTCTTGCGAGTTGGCGGATCGATTTGTAGGCAAGACTGCGCGGAAATTATAGAAGCATGTGTtgatgttttggaaaaactggAAGGACATCGAG GAGATCTTTCTCTCTCAATGGTACATGCTGCATTACACATGGTGGTACTGGCTTCACGCTTTAAGTACACTTTGGGATCAAGTGCTGTTCTTGATGTTAAAACAGTTGATGGATGGaaactttcttttcaaaagcTACTTGCCCATGTGCCAAAAGAAAGTTGTATCAGCAGAGATATGCCAGTAAG GTTGCTGTGTTGGTATCTTGATCCTGCCCTTCTAAAACATAATATGTCGCAAATCTTGCAAGAGGTCAATAAAAGACCTTTTCTTTGCCTGAGTATGGCCTTCAGTGAGATGACAGAATGGCATTCTATACTGATATCCTTGACGCTTGCTCCATCTCTTTTCATTGAGGCTAGGGCCCTATTGCATAATTGGTATCTACTAAC GGGTTTGGCTTCTGTGTTGAGGCTTCAGATTCAGTTGGTTTCACTGGTTCTAGACATAGTCTCCAGACCAATGTCGTGGGGCTTATCAATGGAGACTGGGTCCAAAATGCCATTTTGTGATGCATATTTCCCGTACAAGCAAAAATCTATAAGAATTTTGGCTGGACCTCTGTCGTgggaaaattttcagcagctAGTTCAGAAGATAAGCAGATTGGTTTCTCAGGGGGGAAAAGACTATAATGGAAGTTCTGAGCAAGGGGTGTTGAAGATGGAACTGGTGGATCATAAATCTCTATG GGCTATTGCTATAAACTTCCCTCATTGGTTCTTGTTTGCCTGTCTACTACTCTTCTCTGCTCCAGACTTTCAGGGCATTTCCCATTTAAAGTACATGATACACTCCACTGATAAATCATATGATGAGGAAGTGCCTTATTGCGCTGCTGCAGCGAGGTATATTGCATGGATATTGGACCCTGTTACCGAATCTAATCAAGACTTGCTAGTTGATTATTTGAACAAACTATCAGGATTATGGACTTCAAAGCGCTTTAGCTCAGGTAAATGCCACCAGGCATCACGGGGCTGTAAGGAAGAAAGTGAAATTGAATTGGTGTGTCTTGAAAACAGAATCCTCAAATATGACAATCATTCAAATTGGATCTGGTTGAAGGAATTTCATGACGTGTGCGTTAGATATTGCAGACAAGTTACTGGTTTTGCATCTGTAGCAGCACATATATCACAAGGAGATTGCAGCCAGCAAAGTAGATTAATTAGGATGATCCCATTAGGCATTTTGATTGGATTCCTTGATTCTGTAGATGAGGTAGGATGTGAATTGTTTTTGCATTATGCTGCAACTGGTACTATCTTAAAATGGACAGAAACACAAATTCATGGACTGAAGCAAAACGGAAGGATCTGTGAATGGCAGGAAGAGTCAACTACGTGGAGTCAAACATGTACGGCAGAAGAGGCTGTAGCTGGAGCCTCTGTTGTCTTTGATCTAACTGATGTAACTGAGAAGATGTCGGCTTCTTTATTTGAAAATGAGGAGAGGGGGTTAAAGTTTATTCATGGCATGAAACTGAAGGTTGGAAATTATCTCCTCAAGTGCGTCAAGAGGCTTCTCCATTTTAAAGCTGATGAAGCAGCAAAACTTATAATGTATAGGGACCTCGTCCATAGCTTAGTACGGTGGGAACGTCAAGGACAAGATCCCCAAGACTACAAGGACCTGGAGGATGTCATCGACGCCTTGAAAGGTGCATCAGCTTTCTTGTGA